In one Notolabrus celidotus isolate fNotCel1 chromosome 1, fNotCel1.pri, whole genome shotgun sequence genomic region, the following are encoded:
- the LOC117811351 gene encoding retinol dehydrogenase 10-B-like: MIFIVDLLLMLIDLTYSIVAAIIQTFLRPRLKSIDGELCLITGAGGALGRLFALEFAKEGAHLVLWDCNTAANEQTAKQARELGVKVHAYTVDLSQRQSIYQAADRVRAEVGEVSILVNNAGVVAGRRLLDCPDELLERTLLVNCHALFWMTKAFLPQMKTRNRGHIVTVASALGLFSTACVEDYCASKFGAVGFHESLTHELLAEDLCGIKTTLVCPYIVDTGMFAGCEIRKELRSLIPPLDPLYTVQQSMKAILAEQQMICIPRLMYIPFLTRALLPWDANVATYRFMGGDKCMLPFIKNVELKSSNGHIKSC, encoded by the exons ATGATTTTCATAGTGgacctgctgctgatgctgattGACCTGACTTATTCCATAGTGGCAGCGATCATCCAGACGTTCCTGCGGCCGCGGCTGAAGAGCATAGACGGGGAGCTGTGTCTGATAACAGGGGCTGGAGGCGCGCTGGGTCGCCTCTTCGCCCTGGAGTTTGCTAAAGAGGGGGCACACCTGGTACTGTGGGACTGCAACACGGCTGCCAACGAGCAGACCGCCAAGCAAGCGCGCGAGCTGGGAGTGAAGGTCCACGCGTATACTGTGGACCTTTCCCAGCGCCAGAGCATCTACCAGGCGGCGGACAGGGTGAGGGCGGAGGTCGGGGAGGTGTCCATTCTGGTGAACAACGCTGGCGTCGTGGCCGGGCGGAGGCTGCTGGACTGTCCGGACGAACTTCTGGAGAGGACTCTGCTGGTCAACTGCCACGCGCTGTTTTGG ATGACAAAGGCCTTCCTGCCTCAGATGAAAACAAGAAACCGTGGTCACATTGTAACCGTTGCCAGTGCTCTCGGGCTCTTCAGCACAGCATGTGTAGAG gATTACTGTGCCAGTAAATTTGGAGCTGTTGGTTTTCATGAGTCACTGACACATGAGCTTTTAGCAGAGGACCTGTGTGGCATCAAAACTACTTTGGTCTGCCCCTATATTGTTGATACAGGGATGTTTGCAGGCTGTGAAATCAG GAAAGAGCTGCGGAGTTTGATTCCTCCTCTTGATCCCCTCTACACTGTTCAACAGTCCATGAAAGCCATTTTAGCTGAACAACAAATGATATGCATTCCTCGCCTTATGTACATCCCCTTCCTGACAAGGGC ATTGCTACCTTGGGATGCAAATGTTGCAACATACCGCTTCATGGGAGGTGACAAATGCATGCTACCCTTCATAAAGAATGTTGAACTGAAGTCATCAAACGGCCACATCAAATCCTGCTGA